The bacterium region GTACTTCATACCCACGCGGAATTGAAACCTTCAATCCGGTCGGCACCATCGCCATCTTGCCAGGTTCCAGGACGACCGACTCGTCAACAGCAGCGCGGACGTCGGCACCAGCCGACCCCTCGGTCTGGAACTCCGGCAACTCGATGCCCGCCGCGGAGGGCAGGACCTCGATCGGGACAGTAACGCGATCCATCAGCCCAGAATGCCGCCGCGGTCGCCGGAGGACGAAATGCCGGCGATGAATCGTTTCAGAGCGTAGAAGTCGTTGCAGTACCTCGTCCCTTCCTCAAGCGTCACGCGCTTCTCTCGGATGAGATCGGCGATGCCCTGGTCCATGGTCTGCATGCCCTCTTCGCGAGTACCCATGACTCCGGGCAAATCGGATTCGCGCTCGTCGAGAATGAGCTTTGAACCGACGCCGGTGATGACGAGGATCTCCTGCGCTGCACAACGTCCCCTCCCATCGGCAGTCTTGAGAAGACGTTGCGTGACGACGGACTTGAGGTTCATAGCGATCTGCTCACGAAGAAGCTTGTGTTCGCTCTGGGGGAACGTACCGATGATTCGCTGAATCGAGTGGACAGCGCCAGTCGTGTGCAGCGTGGAGAAGAGCAAGTGCCCAGTCTCGGCGGCCTTGATGGCGATACGAATGGTCTCCGTGTCGCGCATCTCGCCAACCATGATGACGTCCGGGTCGGCACGCAGAGCCTGGCGAAGTGCGGTGTTGAAATCCCCGACGTCCTGGCCAAGTTCGCGTTGGCTGATCACGCACTTCTTGTTCGTATAGCGATACTCGATCGGGTCCTCGACCGTAATGACTCGGCGGGCCTCCATCGAGTTGAGTTCGTTGATGAGCGCCGCTAGAGTCGTCGACTTGCCGGAACCCGTAATCCCCGTGACCAAAACCATTCCGCGGTGCATCAAGGCAATCTTCTTCAGCGTCTCCGGCATCGAAAGATCGTCGATGGAGGGAATCTTGACCGGGATGTGACGCAGCGTCGCGCAGAGCTTCGCATCCTGGTAGTAAACGACCACGCGGAAGCGGGCGAGGTTCTCCAACTGATACGAACAGTCAACACCGCGGAACTCTTCCAGATCGTGCCGCAAGTTGTCCGGCATAACCTCCTTGAGAACGCCTCTCATGTCGGTGTGCGACAGGGCCGGAGTCTCCACTCTCTTCAGATCGCCGCGGATACGGAAGTAGGGCTGGACGCCCTCCATGATGTGAATATCGGACGCGTTGTTCTGGACGGCGGCCTGGAATAGTTTCTTGATGTCCATGTTTACCCTTGTTCTAGTCTAAAACTCGCCCGTCGACTCCTCCAGCCGGGGGCGGGGCGGCAGGCTGGATACCGCTGTCCGCCGTTGTCGCGGCGGAGACTCTACTGTTTTGTCCGCCAAATGCCCGGACGCAAGTCCAACATCGTTTCTTGCCCTGTTTGGACCGACGGCGAACGGCCCGAGCCACTGAAGGCTCGGGCCGAGTCAATTCATCCTGCCGAATGACGCCGCAATCTACGGAACGAGAACAATCCGGAACCCGTTCGAGGGATTCGCGCTGTACACGTTAACAACGCCTCTCGTGGCAGAACGCATATTGGGCGGCAGATGTGTCCAACTTCCACCTTTGCAGACTGCTGCGAGCCCACTGCTTGGGGCCTTGATCGATCCGGGAGGGTCGACCTCCGGCATGACATCGTAGTATCGCGAGCCGTACCAACCGCCGCACCATTCCCAGGCATTCCCGATCATGTCGTAGAATCCCCAGGCGTTTGGCAACTTCCTACCACCCACCTCGGCGTAGTCCAACCGATTGTAGTAGTGCCACGCAAAGTCATCGATCTCAGAGTAATCGGGATCGTTGCCCCAGGGGTAGCGTGCAATTGAACCCGCGCGGCACGCGTATTCCCACTCCGCCTCGGTTGGCAGACGCGCCAGCGAGAATTGGCTGTCGTTTGCTCGAACGTATGTCGTCAGTTGCTCTGCGAAGTACTTGGCGGAATCGAGATTGATTACGACCGCAGGGCTATTCGGATCCCAGGAGATGTATGCCGCCTGCGACCACGGCTGCGTACCGATGAGCGCCTCCCACTGCGCCTTCGTCACTTCATAGCGCCCCATGTAGACGTCGCGGCTGAAACGAACCTGATGACGGGGATACTCGTCGCTGAACGCCTCATCCTCATCCGGATAGGCGCCCATCATGAATGACCCTGCCGGCAGGCGAATCAGTTCCAGAGGGACATCGCCCGGCAGCATGACCGTCCTGGTCTGCTCGGGAATCGGAACCGAGCGCACCTCAACACGATCCAAGAATACGGACCCATCGAAATCGACATACTGAGCTTGCGGAATCGCCAACAGGTCGAACGAGCAATAAAGATTGCCGCCCTCACCCATGTACGACGGGAAGAAGACTCGGTACGTCTTGGGGTTGCCGATAGACGGCACGTCCGGAGTCAGTCCGGAAGGTGGAAGGTTGAGCAGTTGGCCCGTCCGGAATTGCGATTCATTGAGCCGCAGGCGGAATGTCGGAAGCAGCTTTGTGTTCTCGATGTCAGTGCTGACGGTGAATTCCGCGAAGTAGAGCCGGCCGGGTTCAATCGTCACATTGTTAGCCGGGTCCAGACTCGATCCCCAGAATCCAAACATGTATCCTTCCGCAGGTTGTGCGGAGAGTCCCAGTCGACCATTCGTCGCATCGTACGCAAATTCGGGAACGGCAAACAACTCGGCGTACTCCGCGGTGATCCAGCCATTCACATCGCTTTCGAAATCGTAGACGCGCTCCGTTCGGGGATCTGCCCACTGTTCCTCGGGAACGGCCGTGACCGATGTGCTGTCCAACATGATCGTCGCGACCGAAGCATCCAGCGGATTGTTGTTCACGAGATCGAACTGCAAGCGGAAGAGCGTGTTTGGCTCCGCGGGCTGAAAGAGCAGCGAATAGTCATGTCCGGTGGGAGTCGGAGAGTACGCCGAGTCTCCATTCGACTCGATGGTAAGAAGAGTCGTGTTGAGACTCTCCTCCGCGGTTGCACGCATACGAATCTGGGGTACCAGACTCGGGGTTGTGAGATTGCTCATGATGCGAAAGTCGGCTTTATAAACCGTGCGGGCATCGAACGCGCGGAACGCGTCCCCATGGCGTGAAGTCTCCTCCTGAAGAATAAACACAGGAGATTGCCAGATTCCGGCCTGGTAATCACCGTCGGTCGAAGAAATGTCCAATGTGCCGGGGTATCCGGTGGCTTCATTGAACTGCGCGTCGCCGAGGTTGCCAAACACATGGGCTGTCCAGGCGTCGTGGTCCACGAAATCGTAGTCGACATAAGGATCTGGATCAGGATGCGGCGTGAGTGCGGAAACATCAGCGACAACCCGGAAGCCCAAGTCGCTGAAGTTGGTGGAGGCTGCGGCTCCCCTTCGACTCGCACTGCGGCACATGTCTGAGGAATCCCCCCAACTGCCGCCACGGACGACGATGAGGTCGCCCGTTGCTGGGCCAGTCGGGTTCACGGTATCGGGATTCGAATAGTAGTCGTAGTCATACCAATCGGAACACCACTCTTCGACGTTTCCTGCCATGTCGTACACGCCGTAGGCATTCGGGAGCCGGACGCCAACAAGGTCGCCCCCAATTACCTTATCGCCGTTGTAGCAGGCATAGTCTCTCACCCGCTCATTCCCAGAATCGTTGCCCCAGTAGTATCTCTCAGTTTCCATGGCACGGCATGCACGCTCCCATTCAGCCTCGGTCGGCAATCTAAAGGCCAGATGTCCCTGGCCTGTCGAATCGGCGTGGGCATTCAGAGCTCCGATGAAGACGTTTGCATTCTGGAAGGTAATATTGATCGCCGGCGTGTTGGGATAGTCCAGATCATAGGCGGAGCCACTCCATGGCTCCGTGCCCATGATCGCCTCCCATTGGGCTTTTGTGATTTCGTACTTCCCAATGTAATATTGCGACAGCGTGACCTGATGAGCGGGCTGCTCATCCGCCTCAGCGCCCAGTTCCCCCTCCGGGGCACCCATCGTAAATGTTCCAGCTGGAATGCGGATGAGTTGCAGCGGAATATCGCCGGGAAGCATCACGCTGACTTCCTCCCCTGCCTTCGTTTGAGCCGTCAAGACGGTGGGAACTGACAGCAGCCCAATGGCAAGAATGAAGGCCGCAAATCGGCCCCACGAATGACACGTGCTTGAAATGGAACGACTTCTCATGTTATTCCTCTCCCTCGACTATTCATATCAAAGACTTCTCAAACCGACTGGCTGCAATGGAGAGCGTGAGAATCCTCCTCTTCCCTTGCTCATCCACGACAACTGGTAATTTCATGCCACACTGTAAGGACGGTGGCAAGAGAAACAACTGTAGATGCCATGTCAGAGGCTCGATCTCCCCTGCGCGCTTCATGGAGCCGGATAGGGCACCGAATAGATGTCCAGGCGTTCGAGATAGACCGATCCTCCGACGGCCAGGTTCTCGAAGCTGGGGTCGGCCAGGATATCGAAGGAGGAGAGCAGGTAGCCGCCGACTCCGATCCCGGGACTGAGGAAGACCGTGTACTGACGCGATCCCTCGCTGGTTGGGCTATTCTCAGCGGTCCCAGTAGAGGCAATCACGGTGATGTGACACGCACGGAAGTGATCCTCGTTGAATCGAAGCCGGAACGTCGGAACCTGGTCGGGATCCTCAATATCCGACCCGATCGTGAAGACGCCGTAGTAGAGGCGGTTCTCTTCGATGTAGACATTGTTCGCCGTATCAGTCGTGGACGACCAGAAACCGAACTGGAAACCTGGTGTTTCTGCCACGGTAAGAGCAAGCCTGTCCTCAGCCTCATCATAGCTGGAGAGGGGCTCTTCAAATGAGTCCGGAAGCGCGTAGTACTCCCAACCGTCCGTGCCGCCGGAGAAGTCGTAGCTGCGCTCCAGTCGCACCTGGTCATAGGCGATGCCGGTCATCGGCCTGATCACGGCTCGATCGAGTTTCACAGTGGCCCAAGGCGAATCGCTCGGGTCGAAATTCAGGAGATCGAACTGTGCTCGGAAGATCGGACTCGTCGAGGGCATCTTGAGGAACAGCGTGTACTCGCGACCTTCCGGCGTGGGCGAATATGCGGCATCGGCATACGACATGACGGAGAGAAGATCGCCCTGCTGGCTGTTGTCGGCGCCGACACGGACGCGCACTTCCGGAACGCGAGTCGGATCGGTCTCATCGGTCAGAATCCTGTAGGTCACCGCCACAGCGTAGGTCGGGGCAATCAAGTCGCTCTGCCTGGGCAGGATTGCGAGCGACTGCCAGCACCCGGCTTCCGAATCGTTCGTCTTCGAAGTCATCTCCAGCGTGCCCGGCGATCCCGTCGTCGAATGGAATGTCGGAGCTGAGAATGGGGGGAGATTGAAGGGTTGCCACCCTTCCCGATTGTCCGTGAATTCGTAATTCCGGTAGGCCGAGACCGTGACCGGTCCAGGGTATTCCTGCAAAGGAACGAGGAAGATTCTCAACCCGACATTGGCAGCCTGATAGGAGGTGGTGGCAAGCTGGTACGCGAGACTCTCAGTCGGTGCGGCAACATGCCAGGTCTTCTGTCCAGCGAAACTGCAGCCGTCTCTGGCATGAATCCTTGCAATCCAGACGTAAGTGAACGGTGCGACGTATTCCATGTAGGTTGGAATCTCTTCGGACCAATCCATTGTCTTGTCGTACAACTCTTCGACGCGATCAAGTTCTCCCTCTTCACAGATCACATCGACCAACTCATTCGGAGGCCGCTGGACTTCAACAGACCATTGCTGGGCCTCCTCCAGATAGGTCTCCAGGAGTTCCTGGAACTCGATGCACTGTCCAAGGGTCAGGTTCACCGCACCGGTCGCGGCGTAGGGTTCCTCAAGATCCTCCCATGGCCGACTGCTCATGAGCGAGAGCCACTGCTCGCGCGTGACGGAGTGCTTCGCGAAGTACGCGATCCCGTAAGCTCCCCCCCCATCGGAGACTCGAACGAACTCCATTGGAACGCCGCCAGGCAACTCGATCGAGATCTCCTCGGGGAATGATTCAGTCGTCTGGGCCGCTGCCACTGCCGAGAAAAGCATCAGGCAGATCAGGAATGCCGATCTTGCGAGTAAGTCTGTTCGTCTGCTGGTTCCCAAGAAACACCTCCCCGGCGGGTTCTCTTCCGTTTCCCACCCGCCTGTACAGTGGATTGCACGGTGCGGATTCCGGCGCAATAAAAACATCTGTAAACAACGCTCGGACGAGCGGATCTCTCGATTCCCTCCCTTCCTCTCGAAACTGGGCATAAATCGCCTGATACGAATGATTTTTCCATTGCCTCGCGGGGCTGAATTGGGTTTGATCCCCGCGCTGTTGCGGACCGCGGTGGGCGGTTCGGGCAGCTTGCGGACTTGAGCAAATGAGCCGCAACTTCAATAGACTCAAATTGTCAGGTGTATGCCTCCCCACCCCAGAGAGGCCGCTTCGCCCAAATCAGAGAGAGTCCAAATGGGACTCGTTTTGAGGAGTAGTCGTCATGCATCCGCTTATTCGCGAAGTCGAAGCCTCGTACTTGAAGACCGATCGGCCGTATTTCCGGCCCGGTGACACGGTGCGCGTTCACGTACGCATCGTGGAAGGAAACAAGGAGCGCGTGCAGCCCTTCGAAGGCCTGGTGATCTCGATCAAGGGCTCCGGCCTGCGGGAGACGTTCACCGTGCGCCGCATGTCGTTCAACGTCGGCATGGAGCGCATCTTCCAGTTGCACAGCCCGCGCATCGAGCGCATCGAGGTCATCCGTCGCGGTGAAACACGTCGCGCCAAGCTGTACTACCTGCGCGCACGCCGTGGACGGAAGGCGCGTCTGACCGAGCGCCGCGTTTCGGCCGCCAAGCTGGCCGCCGAGGCGTCGGTTTCTCAGAAGGCCACGCTGGACCACGCAGCCCTCGCCGAGCAACAGCCCGCCGCCCCCGAGGCGCCGCAGGCCAATGCGCCGGAAGGGGCCGAGAGCACCGAGTAAGAATCTCGGGCTCGCGCCTGTGTTGTTTCCGCCCCGGAGCCGGTTTGGCTTCGGGGCGTTTCTTGTTTGTCACCTCGCGGGAGGCGAGGACACGGAATGAGTCGAGAAACAACGAATAGAATCCATCGAACGGGCCGTCGCATGATATCCGGTCGCCTGAGTCGGGAACTCCTTGGGCTGTCGTTCCCCGTCTTCCTTCAGTCCCTTTGCTACACGCTGCTGGGGCTGATCGACCGCGTCATGGTGGGCCAACTGGGGGAAGACGTCATCAGCGGCGTCGGCGTCGGCAACCAGGTGAACTTCCTCCTGATGATGGTCGGTGGTTCCGCGGCCGCCGGCACGTCGATTCTGACAGCTCAATACCGCGGTGCGAAGAACCTCGGTGGCGTTGCGCGATTGACGGGCACTTCGCTTTGGATGGCTGCGCTCGTCAGCTCTGCGCTTGCTGGAGCTATTGTCTTCCTGGCCCGCCCGATTTGTCTGCAACTTGCCGACAGCGAGCAGATCGCCGAGGTGGGCGCGAGCTACTTGTCGATCGTGACGCTGACACTCCCGATGATCCTGCTGATGTTTGTGATCACCGGAATCATGAAGGCTCTCGGCGATACCCGCACTCCGATGTACACAACCGTGGTCGCGATCTGCCTGAACACATTAGGCAACTGGCTGCTGATCTTCGGCGTCGGCCCGTTCCCGGAACTCGGCTACGTCGGGGCGGCATGGTCGACGTTCTTCTCGCATACCGTGGCATTCGGGCTGACGGTTGCTTTCTTCATGCGAAAGCCCTACTCCGGCTATCGATTCGCTCTCACTCACTTGAAGGAAGTGTCGCTTCGCACCGCCACGAGCGTGATGAAACTGGCGATGCCGATCGCCGGAGACATGGCCGTCTGGCAATTCGCGATGCTGGCCTATATCAAGGTCGTCTCCAGGATCGGTCCCCAAGCGCTGGCGGCGTACTTCATCTACATGGCAGTGCGATCGATCGGCTTCATCCCGATGAGTGCACTTTCCCAAGGTGTT contains the following coding sequences:
- the rplS gene encoding 50S ribosomal protein L19; protein product: MHPLIREVEASYLKTDRPYFRPGDTVRVHVRIVEGNKERVQPFEGLVISIKGSGLRETFTVRRMSFNVGMERIFQLHSPRIERIEVIRRGETRRAKLYYLRARRGRKARLTERRVSAAKLAAEASVSQKATLDHAALAEQQPAAPEAPQANAPEGAESTE
- a CDS encoding PilT/PilU family type 4a pilus ATPase; protein product: MDIKKLFQAAVQNNASDIHIMEGVQPYFRIRGDLKRVETPALSHTDMRGVLKEVMPDNLRHDLEEFRGVDCSYQLENLARFRVVVYYQDAKLCATLRHIPVKIPSIDDLSMPETLKKIALMHRGMVLVTGITGSGKSTTLAALINELNSMEARRVITVEDPIEYRYTNKKCVISQRELGQDVGDFNTALRQALRADPDVIMVGEMRDTETIRIAIKAAETGHLLFSTLHTTGAVHSIQRIIGTFPQSEHKLLREQIAMNLKSVVTQRLLKTADGRGRCAAQEILVITGVGSKLILDERESDLPGVMGTREEGMQTMDQGIADLIREKRVTLEEGTRYCNDFYALKRFIAGISSSGDRGGILG
- a CDS encoding MATE family efflux transporter, whose amino-acid sequence is MSRETTNRIHRTGRRMISGRLSRELLGLSFPVFLQSLCYTLLGLIDRVMVGQLGEDVISGVGVGNQVNFLLMMVGGSAAAGTSILTAQYRGAKNLGGVARLTGTSLWMAALVSSALAGAIVFLARPICLQLADSEQIAEVGASYLSIVTLTLPMILLMFVITGIMKALGDTRTPMYTTVVAICLNTLGNWLLIFGVGPFPELGYVGAAWSTFFSHTVAFGLTVAFFMRKPYSGYRFALTHLKEVSLRTATSVMKLAMPIAGDMAVWQFAMLAYIKVVSRIGPQALAAYFIYMAVRSIGFIPMSALSQGVSVIVGREIGAVRPKRFQAAVGRAVNLALAISALMAILFILIAKPYVGIYDVDPEVSRMAIWLTMLFGAIIPFEGLIIIFSSTLRAGGDALRVSVISFSSFWLVGVPLAWFFGVFLHGGMLGAFIGIGLESVAKACLFVWRYRGGKWVRNLTD
- a CDS encoding formylglycine-generating enzyme family protein produces the protein MRSRSISSTCHSWGRFAAFILAIGLLSVPTVLTAQTKAGEEVSVMLPGDIPLQLIRIPAGTFTMGAPEGELGAEADEQPAHQVTLSQYYIGKYEITKAQWEAIMGTEPWSGSAYDLDYPNTPAINITFQNANVFIGALNAHADSTGQGHLAFRLPTEAEWERACRAMETERYYWGNDSGNERVRDYACYNGDKVIGGDLVGVRLPNAYGVYDMAGNVEEWCSDWYDYDYYSNPDTVNPTGPATGDLIVVRGGSWGDSSDMCRSASRRGAAASTNFSDLGFRVVADVSALTPHPDPDPYVDYDFVDHDAWTAHVFGNLGDAQFNEATGYPGTLDISSTDGDYQAGIWQSPVFILQEETSRHGDAFRAFDARTVYKADFRIMSNLTTPSLVPQIRMRATAEESLNTTLLTIESNGDSAYSPTPTGHDYSLLFQPAEPNTLFRLQFDLVNNNPLDASVATIMLDSTSVTAVPEEQWADPRTERVYDFESDVNGWITAEYAELFAVPEFAYDATNGRLGLSAQPAEGYMFGFWGSSLDPANNVTIEPGRLYFAEFTVSTDIENTKLLPTFRLRLNESQFRTGQLLNLPPSGLTPDVPSIGNPKTYRVFFPSYMGEGGNLYCSFDLLAIPQAQYVDFDGSVFLDRVEVRSVPIPEQTRTVMLPGDVPLELIRLPAGSFMMGAYPDEDEAFSDEYPRHQVRFSRDVYMGRYEVTKAQWEALIGTQPWSQAAYISWDPNSPAVVINLDSAKYFAEQLTTYVRANDSQFSLARLPTEAEWEYACRAGSIARYPWGNDPDYSEIDDFAWHYYNRLDYAEVGGRKLPNAWGFYDMIGNAWEWCGGWYGSRYYDVMPEVDPPGSIKAPSSGLAAVCKGGSWTHLPPNMRSATRGVVNVYSANPSNGFRIVLVP